The following proteins are co-located in the Calliphora vicina chromosome 2, idCalVici1.1, whole genome shotgun sequence genome:
- the LOC135951815 gene encoding uncharacterized protein LOC135951815, translated as MLPSFHNLMRCSSSVLKQSTSSSGPPQPFNHDDDDLNTATCSGRGDCLNGTCLCEIRYAGDECSGFNLPYYAGISSVFYIVALVSVIQLFICIVAEYQRLKQPSVLRACRITTQKMLYFMVFVAASLRGAFFTTPLDLQPQWAVTLMSAYYPLLMTCASLIVCMWAEIFHLRDIRWEKSQFLSKSFLGFIAFNFFLYSLFGVEVFSSLINSERQTYAHIFNGCYAALLLIVVVFFLIYGVEVFFKLRGGFVYDQTGKILGPSEAIVNASQLHQSRLGLLSQAIMLIVIVGFLTSETLGDFWKTKVPVYSRNWHDIVFRIVEIGVALWFPCCLWNSMAPEQLWILNPRKLISRQIDPSIPTTSADTKTLSPEEGQSFLNKKDCWICYDNDKPEPLIQPCRCTGDVSSVHHECLKRWLVESCSKTEAQLSCKVCGFPYEIEKTKKLDWEKGFTIQHWSKTVILITLMCVAGASAWVVIQLYVDPLIRVMTVGIAVLIGYVCIKCLGENTVVAYQRAKVSSINIVTKSEMEKLHTICEDVSTAGSNSSS; from the exons ATGCTACCGAGTTTTCATAACTTAATGAGGTGCTCTTCGAGCGTTTTAAAACAGTCTACATCTAGTAGTGGACCACCACAACCCTTcaatcatgatgatgatgatctcAATACGGCCACCTGTTCGGGACGCGGCGATTGTCTAAATGGCACTTGCCTCTGTGAAATACGTTATGCCGGCGATGAGTGTAGTGGCTTTAATTTGCCCTACTATGCGGGCATCTCAAGTGTTTTCTATATTGTGGCCCTGGTATCGGTTATACAATTGTTTATCTGTATAGTGGCCGAATATCAAAGACTTAAACAGCCGTCTGTGTTAAGGGCATGTCGCATTACCACAcagaaaatgttatattttatggtatttGTGGCGGCCTCTTTAAGAGGAGCCTTCTTTACAACACCG TTGGATTTACAGCCACAATGGGCTGTTACTTTAATGTCCGCCTATTATCCTTTATTAATGACTTGCGCTTCATTAATTGTTTGCATGTGGGCTGAG ATCTTTCATTTGCGCGACATACGCTGGGAAAAATCACAATTCTTATCGAAAAGTTTTCTCGGCTTCATTGCCTTCAATTTCTTTCTCTACAGTCTTTTTGGCGTGGAAGTCTTCTCATCACTCATCAACTCGGAGCGTCAAACCTATGCTCACATTTTCAATGGTTGTTATGCCGCCTTACTCTTAATAGTTGTTGTCTTTTTTCTCATCTATGGCGTTGAAGTGTTTTTCAAACTGCGCGGCGGTTTTGTGTACGATCAAACCGGTAAAATTCTAGGACCCAGTGAGGCCATTGTGAACGCTTCACAGCTGCATCAATCGCGTTTGGGTCTACTGTCACAGGCAATAATGTTAATAGTGATAGTGGGTTTCCTAACATCCGAGACTTTGGgagatttttggaaaacaaa agTGCCTGTCTACTCACGCAATTGGCATGATATTGTCTTTCGCATTGTGGAAATAGGTGTTGCATTGTGGTTCCCCTGCTGTTTATGGAACTCTATGGCTCCCGAACAATTATGGATCTTAAATCCTCGCAAATTAATTTCACGACAAATCGATCCCTCGATACCCACCACCTCCGCCGATACGAAAACTCTATCACCCGAAGAAGGTCAAtcgtttttgaataaaaaagatTGTTGGATTTGTTATGACAATGATAAGCCTGAGCCTTTAATACAACCCTGCCGCTGCACTGGCGATGTGTCGTCGGTGCATCATGAATGTTTGAAACGTTGGCTGGTGGAGAGTTGCAGTAAAACAGAAGCTCAATTATCTTGTAAAGTTTGTGGTTTTCCATATGAAatagagaaaacaaaaaa ACTCGATTGGGAAAAAGGTTTTACCATACAACATTGGTCCAAGACCGTCATACTCATTACGCTCATGTGTGTGGCTGGAGCCTCCGCCTGGGTGGTAATACAACTGTATGTCGACCCATTGATACGCGTCATGACTGTGGGCATTGCTGTACTCATCggttatgtatgtattaaatgtTTAGGTGAAAACACTGTTGTCGCCTATCAACGTGCCAAAGTAAGCAGCATTAATATAGTCACAAAATCTGAAATGGAAAAACTACACACCATCTGTGAGGATGTTAGCACGGCGGGATCCAACAGCTCCTCATAA